A DNA window from Oncorhynchus tshawytscha isolate Ot180627B linkage group LG13, Otsh_v2.0, whole genome shotgun sequence contains the following coding sequences:
- the LOC112265435 gene encoding uncharacterized protein LOC112265435, which translates to MSPRKTKENVSHTDSSALKSPPKQRHINKGSTLNPSNGSGDSGTSRATASQAREAEANTDIRYAKKNIPTVRYHPDIAQKRPEAHQHSHSPDKSSQVRGKPVVSPPRTNQDQIKSSKISRATASQARGAGEKTTDTRYAKRNIPTVRYHPAIAEKRAEAHQHSHSPDTSSQVRGKPVVSPPRTNQIGGSSMVSPLRPKALPLGLCQKVEVEAVELQTRGQRENPSWFSWRQNRITASVAHRLAHSRFVTGQSTTPPASYLAAITGRGTNVKTRAMTWGIKREAEAVQRYQSLKSKALGRAVRVQECGLFIDPQRPWLAGSPDGIVEDQRTGQRLLCLEVKCPYKHRQNTVAQACREDPAFCLTIQDQGEEGGQVRYHLKPDHSYFTQIQCQLAVTGLTQADLVVFTLKETAIVPVTFDPVFWDETLAKLEMFYTDAVLPYIRDVLDMRPEE; encoded by the exons ATGAGTCCCAGAAAGACAAAAGAAAATGTCTCTCACACTGACAGCTCAGCCTTAAAGAGCCCACCAAAACAAAGGCATATCAACAAAGGTTCCACCTTAAATCCCTCTAATGGCTCAGGGGACTCAGGAACCAGCAGAGCGACGGCCAGCCAGGCCAGGGAAGCAGAAGCAAACACAGACATACGTTATGCCAAGAAGAACATCCCTACTGTCAGATATCATCCTGACATCGCACAGAAGAGACCTGAGGCCCATCAGCATAGTCATAGCCCTGACAAGAGCAGTCAGGTCAGGGGTAAGCCTGTGGTCTCTCCCCCCAGGACCAATCAGGATCAAATAAAATCTAGTAAAATCAGCAGAGCCACGGCCAGCCAGGCCAGGGGAGCAGGAGAAAAGACCACAGACACACGTTACGCCAAAAGGAACATCCCTACTGTCAGATATCATCCTGCCATTGCAGAGAAGAGAGCTGAGGCCCATCAGCATAGTCATAGCCCTGACACGAGCAGCCAGGTCAGGGGTAAGCCTGTGGTCTCTCCCCCCAGGACCAACCAAATTGGGGGGAGCTCCATGGTCTCTCCCCTCAGGCCCAAAGCACTGCCCCTGGGGTTATGTCAGAAAGTAGAGGTGGAGGCGGTGGAGCTCCAGACCCGGGGCCAGAGAGAGAACCCCAGCTGGTTCTCCTGGCGTCAGAACCGAATCACAGCGTCGGTCGCTCACCGACTTGCCCATAGCCGCTTCGTTACTGGCCAGAGCACGACCCCGCCGGCTTCCTACCTGGCCGCCATCACAGGCCGCGGCACCAACGTCAAGACCCGCGCCATGACCTGGGGCATTAAGCGGGAAGCCGAGGCCGTGCAGAG ATATCAGAGCCTGAAGAGCAAGGCCCTGGGCCGGGCGGTGAGGGTGCAGGAGTGTGGCTTGTTCATCGACCCCCAGCGCCCCTGGCTAGCAGGCAGTCCTGATGGCATCGTAGAGGACCAAAGGACCGGCCAACGGCTGCTCTGTCTAGAGGTCAAGTGTCCCTACAAGCACCGTCAGAACACTGTAGCCCAGGCCTGTAGAGAGGACCCAGCCTTCTGCCTGACAATACAGgaccagggggaggaggggggacag GTGAGGTACCATCTGAAGCCAGACCACAGCTATTTCACCCAGATCCAGTGCCAGCTGGCGGTGACAGGGTTAACCCAGGCTGACCTAGTGGTGTTCACCCTGAAGGAAACAGCCATCGTCCCTGTGACCTTTGACCCTGTGTTCTGGGACGAAACCCTGGCCAAGCTGGAGATGTTCTACACCGATGCTGTCCTGCCCTACATCAGAGACGTACTAGATATGAGGCCGGAGGAGTAG
- the polr2d gene encoding DNA-directed RNA polymerase II subunit RPB4 has product MASSGGSTTTVGDIEEDASQLLFPKEFENAETLLNSEVHMLLEHRKQQNESAEDEQELSEVFMKTLNYTARFSRFKNRETIASVRSLLLQKKLHKFELASLANLCPEAAEEAKALIPSVEGRFEDEELQQILDDIQTKRSFQY; this is encoded by the exons ATGGCGTCCAGTGGCGGTTCAACAACAACTGTCGGAGATATTGAGGAGGACGCGTCTCAGCTACTTTTCCCCAAAG AGTTCGAGAACGCGGAGACACTTCTAAACTCTGAGGTACACATGCTTCTGGAGCATCGCAAGCAGCAGAACGAGAGTGCAGAGGACGAACAAGAGCTATCTGAGGTCTTCATGAAAACTCTGAATTATACTGCACGTTTCAGCCGTTTCAAAAACAGAGAAACTATCGCCAGTGTTCGCAG CTTGCTCTTGCAGAAGAAGCTGCATAAGTTTGAGTTAGCCAGTTTGGCCAACCTTTGTCCAGAAGCAGCGGAGGAGGCCAAAGCCCTCATCCCTAG TGTTGAGGGGCGGTTTGAGGATGAGGAGCTGCAGCAAATCCTTGATGACATTCAGACCAAGAGAAGTTTCCAGTACTGA
- the LOC112234012 gene encoding integrin-linked kinase-associated serine/threonine phosphatase 2C isoform X1 — MDLFDDLPEPTQTAGEASVQKTCPSALEDRGAKRKRDAPDDEVVEEQKLEEKKVCKGVPILKGYVAARRGEREEMQDAHILLSDMKTCLSTLPTTVSRLAYFAVFDGHGGARASRFAAEHLHHTLAMKFPKVETENLDKLVKKCLLDTFRQTDEDFLKKASSQKPAWKDGSTATCMLVVDDMVYVANLGDSRAVLCRMEQEMQGGDRKCVTLALSKEHNPTIYEERMRIQRAGGTVRDGRVLGVLEVSRSIGDGQYKRIGVISTPDLRRCQLTPNDRFIILGCDGLFKVFSAEDAVKYVLNVLQNGSVERKEGQTEEEGHYEAACQRLANEAVRRGCADNVTVILVSVSF, encoded by the exons ATGGATTTATTTGACGATCTTCCAGAACCAACCCAAACCGCAG GTGAAGCCTCGGTACAGAAGACATGTCCATCAGCCCTGGAGGACAGGGGGGCCAAGAGGAAAAGAGACGCACCTGATGATGAGGTGGTGGAAGAACAAAAACTAGAAGAAAAGAAAGTTTGTAAAG GTGTGCCTATACTGAAGGGGTATGTAGCCGctcggaggggagagagagaggagatgcagGACGCTCACATTCTCCTATCTGACATGAAAACCTGCCTGTCCACCCTTCCAACTACAGT GTCTCGTCTGGCCTACTTCGCTGTGTTCGACGGCCATGGAGGAGCTAGAGCCTCTCGCTTCGCTGCAGAACATCTTCACCACACTCTGGCAATGAAGTTCCCTAAAG TAGAAACTGAGAACCTGGACAAACTCGTGAAGAAGTGCCTACTAGACACCTTCCGACAAACAGACGAAGACTTCCTGAAAAAAGCCTCCAGCCA GAAGCCTGCCTGGAAGGATGGCTCTACAGCCACCTGTATGTTAGTGGTGGATGACATGGTGTATGTAGCCAACCTGGGAGACAGCAGG gCGGTTCTCTGTCGGATGGAACAGGAAATGCAGGGCGGAGATAGGAAGTGTGTCACTCTGGCGCTCAGTAAGGAACACAACCCCACCATCTACGAGGAGCGCATGAGGATCCAGCGGGCGGGGGGCACCGTGAG GGATGGGAGAGTCCTTGGGGTGCTGGAAGTGTCCAGGTCTATAGGAGATGGACAGTACAAACGCATTGGAGTCATATCCACACCTGACCTCAGACGCTGTCAGCTTACACCCAATGACAG gTTCATTATCCTGGGCTGTGATGGTCTGTTTAAAGTGTTTTCTGCAGAGGATGCTGTTAAATACGTTCTCAACGTCTTGCAG AATGGGAGTGTTGAGAGGAAGGAGGGACAGACTGAGGAAGAAGGCCACTATGAAGCAGCATGTCAGAGACTGGCCAACGAGGCAGTGAGAAGAGGATGTGCCGACAATGTTACCGTCATACTGGTGTCTGTTAGCTTCTGA
- the LOC112234012 gene encoding integrin-linked kinase-associated serine/threonine phosphatase 2C isoform X3, which yields MDLFDDLPEPTQTAGEASVQKTCPSALEDRGAKRKRDAPDDEVVEEQKLEEKKVCVPILKGYVAARRGEREEMQDAHILLSDMKTCLSTLPTTVSRLAYFAVFDGHGGARASRFAAEHLHHTLAMKFPKVETENLDKLVKKCLLDTFRQTDEDFLKKASSQKPAWKDGSTATCMLVVDDMVYVANLGDSRAVLCRMEQEMQGGDRKCVTLALSKEHNPTIYEERMRIQRAGGTVRDGRVLGVLEVSRSIGDGQYKRIGVISTPDLRRCQLTPNDRFIILGCDGLFKVFSAEDAVKYVLNVLQNGSVERKEGQTEEEGHYEAACQRLANEAVRRGCADNVTVILVSVSF from the exons ATGGATTTATTTGACGATCTTCCAGAACCAACCCAAACCGCAG GTGAAGCCTCGGTACAGAAGACATGTCCATCAGCCCTGGAGGACAGGGGGGCCAAGAGGAAAAGAGACGCACCTGATGATGAGGTGGTGGAAGAACAAAAACTAGAAGAAAAGAAAGTTT GTGTGCCTATACTGAAGGGGTATGTAGCCGctcggaggggagagagagaggagatgcagGACGCTCACATTCTCCTATCTGACATGAAAACCTGCCTGTCCACCCTTCCAACTACAGT GTCTCGTCTGGCCTACTTCGCTGTGTTCGACGGCCATGGAGGAGCTAGAGCCTCTCGCTTCGCTGCAGAACATCTTCACCACACTCTGGCAATGAAGTTCCCTAAAG TAGAAACTGAGAACCTGGACAAACTCGTGAAGAAGTGCCTACTAGACACCTTCCGACAAACAGACGAAGACTTCCTGAAAAAAGCCTCCAGCCA GAAGCCTGCCTGGAAGGATGGCTCTACAGCCACCTGTATGTTAGTGGTGGATGACATGGTGTATGTAGCCAACCTGGGAGACAGCAGG gCGGTTCTCTGTCGGATGGAACAGGAAATGCAGGGCGGAGATAGGAAGTGTGTCACTCTGGCGCTCAGTAAGGAACACAACCCCACCATCTACGAGGAGCGCATGAGGATCCAGCGGGCGGGGGGCACCGTGAG GGATGGGAGAGTCCTTGGGGTGCTGGAAGTGTCCAGGTCTATAGGAGATGGACAGTACAAACGCATTGGAGTCATATCCACACCTGACCTCAGACGCTGTCAGCTTACACCCAATGACAG gTTCATTATCCTGGGCTGTGATGGTCTGTTTAAAGTGTTTTCTGCAGAGGATGCTGTTAAATACGTTCTCAACGTCTTGCAG AATGGGAGTGTTGAGAGGAAGGAGGGACAGACTGAGGAAGAAGGCCACTATGAAGCAGCATGTCAGAGACTGGCCAACGAGGCAGTGAGAAGAGGATGTGCCGACAATGTTACCGTCATACTGGTGTCTGTTAGCTTCTGA
- the LOC112234012 gene encoding integrin-linked kinase-associated serine/threonine phosphatase 2C isoform X2, protein MDLFDDLPEPTQTAGEASVQKTCPSALEDRGAKRKRDAPDDEVVEEQKLEEKKVCKGVPILKGYVAARRGEREEMQDAHILLSDMKTCLSTLPTTVSRLAYFAVFDGHGGARASRFAAEHLHHTLAMKFPKETENLDKLVKKCLLDTFRQTDEDFLKKASSQKPAWKDGSTATCMLVVDDMVYVANLGDSRAVLCRMEQEMQGGDRKCVTLALSKEHNPTIYEERMRIQRAGGTVRDGRVLGVLEVSRSIGDGQYKRIGVISTPDLRRCQLTPNDRFIILGCDGLFKVFSAEDAVKYVLNVLQNGSVERKEGQTEEEGHYEAACQRLANEAVRRGCADNVTVILVSVSF, encoded by the exons ATGGATTTATTTGACGATCTTCCAGAACCAACCCAAACCGCAG GTGAAGCCTCGGTACAGAAGACATGTCCATCAGCCCTGGAGGACAGGGGGGCCAAGAGGAAAAGAGACGCACCTGATGATGAGGTGGTGGAAGAACAAAAACTAGAAGAAAAGAAAGTTTGTAAAG GTGTGCCTATACTGAAGGGGTATGTAGCCGctcggaggggagagagagaggagatgcagGACGCTCACATTCTCCTATCTGACATGAAAACCTGCCTGTCCACCCTTCCAACTACAGT GTCTCGTCTGGCCTACTTCGCTGTGTTCGACGGCCATGGAGGAGCTAGAGCCTCTCGCTTCGCTGCAGAACATCTTCACCACACTCTGGCAATGAAGTTCCCTAAAG AAACTGAGAACCTGGACAAACTCGTGAAGAAGTGCCTACTAGACACCTTCCGACAAACAGACGAAGACTTCCTGAAAAAAGCCTCCAGCCA GAAGCCTGCCTGGAAGGATGGCTCTACAGCCACCTGTATGTTAGTGGTGGATGACATGGTGTATGTAGCCAACCTGGGAGACAGCAGG gCGGTTCTCTGTCGGATGGAACAGGAAATGCAGGGCGGAGATAGGAAGTGTGTCACTCTGGCGCTCAGTAAGGAACACAACCCCACCATCTACGAGGAGCGCATGAGGATCCAGCGGGCGGGGGGCACCGTGAG GGATGGGAGAGTCCTTGGGGTGCTGGAAGTGTCCAGGTCTATAGGAGATGGACAGTACAAACGCATTGGAGTCATATCCACACCTGACCTCAGACGCTGTCAGCTTACACCCAATGACAG gTTCATTATCCTGGGCTGTGATGGTCTGTTTAAAGTGTTTTCTGCAGAGGATGCTGTTAAATACGTTCTCAACGTCTTGCAG AATGGGAGTGTTGAGAGGAAGGAGGGACAGACTGAGGAAGAAGGCCACTATGAAGCAGCATGTCAGAGACTGGCCAACGAGGCAGTGAGAAGAGGATGTGCCGACAATGTTACCGTCATACTGGTGTCTGTTAGCTTCTGA